In one window of Tellurirhabdus rosea DNA:
- a CDS encoding 3-hydroxyacyl-CoA dehydrogenase → MEIKNVTVFGSGVLGGQIAFQTAYHGFNVVVYDIKEEFLQKAKEKFAELGRRYQKDLGAKPEELEAAMSRLAYTTDLAESVRDADLAIEAIPENIQIKKDFYTQLGKVAPEKTIFCTNSSTLLPSQIAAETGRPERFLALHFANEIWKNNTAEIMGHPGTDPGNFQIVVDFAKAIGMMAIPIHKEQPGYVLNSLLVPFLRAALELYFKGVADPQTIDRTWMKATGAPTGPFAIYDVVGLTTAYNITKMNADATGDQAMQQAAQAIKENFIDKGKLGVATGEGFYKYPNPAYQNPDFLK, encoded by the coding sequence ATGGAAATAAAAAATGTCACTGTCTTCGGGTCCGGCGTTCTGGGCGGACAGATTGCCTTTCAGACGGCGTATCACGGATTCAACGTCGTGGTCTACGACATCAAAGAGGAGTTTTTGCAGAAAGCAAAGGAGAAATTCGCCGAGCTGGGCAGGCGGTACCAAAAGGATCTGGGCGCGAAACCGGAAGAACTCGAAGCGGCCATGAGCCGGTTAGCCTACACGACCGACCTGGCGGAGTCGGTCCGTGATGCCGATCTGGCCATTGAAGCCATTCCCGAAAACATTCAGATCAAAAAAGATTTTTACACCCAGCTCGGAAAAGTGGCGCCGGAAAAGACCATTTTCTGTACCAATTCCTCGACCCTGCTGCCCAGCCAGATTGCGGCGGAAACCGGTCGGCCGGAGCGTTTTCTGGCGCTGCATTTTGCCAACGAAATCTGGAAAAACAACACGGCCGAAATCATGGGCCATCCGGGCACCGATCCCGGCAACTTCCAGATTGTGGTCGATTTCGCCAAAGCCATCGGCATGATGGCGATTCCGATTCACAAGGAGCAGCCCGGTTACGTGCTCAATTCGCTGCTGGTGCCGTTCCTGCGGGCGGCCCTCGAACTGTATTTTAAAGGCGTGGCCGACCCGCAAACCATCGACCGGACCTGGATGAAGGCCACCGGCGCCCCAACCGGGCCGTTTGCCATTTACGATGTCGTCGGGCTGACCACGGCCTACAACATCACCAAAATGAACGCCGATGCCACGGGCGATCAGGCCATGCAGCAGGCGGCCCAGGCGATCAAGGAGAATTTTATCGACAAAGGAAAACTGGGCGTCGCTACCGGCGAAGGCTTCTACAAATACCCCAATCCGGCTTACCAGAACCCCGATTTTCTGAAATAA
- a CDS encoding glycoside hydrolase family 88 protein, which produces MKKIALFVALLGIGTAKAQRPINVREEFAFAAKQYEQMLKAHPDTTKFPQSTNPDGSPRNMSSSWWCSGFFGGSLWYLYEYTKDPVWKDAAHRWTMAVAKEQYNTRTHDLGFMLYCPFGNGYRLTKNPAYKPIMLTGAKSLATRFRPDYGVIKSWETFKDRAGQRYDYPVIVDNMMNLEFLFWAARESGDKQLYDLSVAHADKTLENHFRPDASSYHVVLYGDGGKVLARRTHQGYADESAWARGQAWALYGYTTMYRETKDKKYLTQAQRIADFYLKHPNLPADKVPYWDFNAPNIPNEERDASAGAIVASALLELSTYSPKSKKEYFSAAEQILQSLASPAYKAKLGENNYFLLRHSVGHKPGKSEIDVPLVYADYYFLEALLRYDAMQKKRS; this is translated from the coding sequence ATGAAAAAAATAGCCCTTTTTGTGGCGCTGCTAGGCATCGGCACGGCGAAGGCCCAGCGCCCGATCAACGTCCGGGAAGAGTTTGCCTTTGCCGCCAAACAGTACGAGCAGATGCTCAAAGCCCACCCCGACACCACCAAGTTTCCGCAATCGACCAACCCCGACGGCAGTCCGCGCAACATGTCCTCGTCCTGGTGGTGCAGCGGCTTTTTTGGCGGCTCGCTTTGGTATCTCTACGAATACACCAAAGACCCGGTCTGGAAGGACGCCGCCCACCGCTGGACCATGGCCGTGGCCAAGGAACAGTACAACACCCGCACCCACGACCTGGGCTTTATGCTCTACTGCCCGTTCGGAAACGGCTATCGGCTCACCAAAAATCCGGCCTACAAGCCCATTATGCTTACCGGAGCCAAGTCGCTGGCGACCCGCTTCCGGCCCGATTACGGCGTCATCAAATCCTGGGAAACGTTCAAGGACCGGGCTGGACAGCGGTACGATTATCCGGTGATTGTGGACAACATGATGAACCTGGAGTTCCTGTTCTGGGCCGCCCGCGAATCCGGCGACAAGCAACTCTATGACCTCAGCGTGGCGCATGCCGACAAAACGCTCGAAAACCACTTTCGCCCGGATGCCAGCAGTTACCACGTCGTGCTGTACGGCGATGGCGGCAAGGTACTGGCCCGGCGGACGCACCAGGGCTACGCCGACGAATCGGCCTGGGCCCGCGGACAGGCGTGGGCGCTGTACGGCTACACCACCATGTACCGCGAAACCAAAGACAAAAAGTACCTGACGCAGGCCCAGCGGATTGCGGATTTCTACCTGAAACACCCCAACCTGCCCGCCGACAAGGTTCCCTACTGGGATTTCAACGCGCCTAACATTCCGAACGAAGAGCGGGACGCTTCGGCGGGGGCCATCGTGGCGTCGGCCCTGCTCGAACTGAGCACGTATTCGCCCAAATCGAAAAAGGAATATTTCTCGGCGGCGGAGCAGATTCTGCAAAGTCTGGCCAGTCCGGCCTACAAGGCGAAGCTCGGCGAGAACAACTACTTCCTGCTCCGGCACAGCGTGGGTCACAAACCCGGTAAGAGCGAAATCGACGTGCCGCTGGTGTATGCCGATTACTACTTTCTGGAAGCCCTGCTGCGGTACGACGCGATGCAGAAAAAACGCAGTTGA
- a CDS encoding YciE/YciF ferroxidase family protein translates to MASITDQVADFFKGGDNETSLRELFLHTLKDIYYAERKLTEALPRMEEAATSSELKTAFRTHLAETQQQVGRLEQVFNSIGEEAEEVTCEAMDGLVEESEETISDTKAGTLTRDAGLIISAQKVEHYEIASYGSLRTLAQMLGYTQAAQLLEQTLEEEKKTDAKLTQVAESYVNQRAAKEM, encoded by the coding sequence ATGGCATCAATTACCGATCAGGTCGCCGACTTCTTCAAGGGCGGCGACAACGAAACGTCCCTGCGGGAGCTGTTTCTTCACACGCTGAAAGACATTTATTACGCAGAACGCAAACTGACCGAAGCGCTTCCCCGCATGGAGGAGGCCGCCACGTCGAGCGAACTGAAAACCGCCTTCCGTACGCACCTGGCTGAAACGCAGCAGCAGGTCGGCCGTCTGGAGCAGGTTTTCAACTCGATTGGCGAAGAAGCGGAGGAGGTTACCTGCGAAGCGATGGACGGACTGGTTGAGGAAAGCGAAGAAACCATCAGCGACACCAAAGCGGGCACCTTGACCCGCGACGCCGGGCTGATTATCTCCGCCCAGAAGGTAGAGCACTACGAAATTGCCTCGTATGGTTCGCTGCGGACACTCGCTCAGATGCTGGGATACACGCAGGCCGCCCAACTGCTGGAGCAGACGCTGGAAGAAGAAAAGAAAACGGACGCCAAACTGACGCAGGTCGCGGAATCCTACGTGAACCAGCGGGCAGCGAAGGAAATGTAA
- a CDS encoding MraY family glycosyltransferase, whose translation MNPDLLVAYIQSKLNDELFKLGLYQSILSFLVACFVSVVSIPVVIKISELKHLMEKPGERSSHKTATPTFGGIAIFAAILISYFLWPAIDQTDIYRTNLSIVGMTILFFIGIKDDLVGIDPNKKIFFQILPSLILIFFGDLRIDYLYGIFGFHHINDFFAIAITCFIFIALINAINLIDGIDGLAAGIATLASATFGGWFLLTNHFAMACLAFTLAGSLIGFLRFNFSKTSKIFMGNTGSLILGFLLSFFAVRFVNLNNTFRFDPTAFYNAPVIAIVVLIVPIFDTLRVFLVRILAGKSPFAADRNHMHHILIDNGLSHAGATAVLCIMSLVNTVLFFLLHKDITNTESLFILIGLFLLYLGTGVLLKMRVRVRAVDKSRRKGLYVRQLQSSVFRKNLIKYL comes from the coding sequence ATGAATCCGGATCTCCTGGTAGCCTATATACAGAGCAAACTGAACGACGAGTTGTTCAAGCTCGGTCTTTATCAGAGTATTCTCTCTTTTCTGGTTGCCTGTTTTGTATCCGTCGTTTCGATCCCCGTTGTCATCAAGATTTCCGAACTGAAGCACCTGATGGAGAAACCCGGGGAGCGCAGCTCGCACAAAACGGCCACCCCGACCTTTGGCGGCATCGCCATCTTTGCGGCCATCCTGATCAGCTACTTCCTGTGGCCGGCCATTGACCAGACGGACATCTACCGGACCAACCTGTCGATCGTCGGCATGACCATCCTGTTTTTTATCGGCATCAAAGACGACCTGGTGGGCATCGACCCCAACAAAAAGATTTTCTTCCAGATTCTGCCCTCGCTGATTCTGATCTTTTTCGGGGATTTACGGATCGACTACCTCTACGGAATCTTCGGCTTCCACCACATCAACGATTTCTTCGCCATCGCCATTACCTGCTTTATTTTTATCGCCCTCATCAACGCCATCAACCTGATTGACGGCATCGACGGGCTGGCGGCGGGCATTGCCACCCTGGCGAGTGCCACCTTCGGCGGGTGGTTTCTGCTGACCAATCACTTTGCGATGGCCTGTCTGGCCTTCACGCTGGCGGGTTCGCTGATCGGCTTTCTGCGGTTCAACTTTTCCAAGACGAGCAAAATCTTCATGGGAAATACCGGGTCGCTGATTCTGGGCTTTCTGCTGTCTTTCTTCGCCGTCCGGTTTGTGAACCTCAACAACACGTTCCGCTTTGACCCGACGGCGTTCTACAACGCCCCGGTGATCGCCATCGTCGTGCTGATTGTGCCGATTTTCGATACACTGCGGGTGTTTCTGGTGCGGATTCTGGCGGGCAAATCGCCTTTTGCCGCCGACCGGAACCACATGCACCACATTCTCATCGACAATGGCCTTTCGCATGCCGGTGCTACGGCGGTGCTGTGCATCATGTCGCTGGTGAACACGGTGCTGTTCTTCCTGCTCCACAAGGACATTACCAATACCGAATCTCTGTTTATCCTGATCGGCCTGTTCCTGCTCTACCTCGGAACGGGCGTGTTGCTGAAGATGCGGGTGCGCGTGCGGGCCGTAGACAAAAGCCGCCGCAAAGGTCTCTACGTAAGGCAGTTGCAGAGCTCGGTCTTTCGAAAGAATCTAATCAAGTACTTATAA
- a CDS encoding MFS transporter gives METRPLTAPAFTTYQKFLIGVLALLQFTVVLDFMVLSPLGDLLMKTLDMGPTGFGLVVSAYAFSAGGGGILAAGFADRYDRKKLLLFFYAGFIVGTLFCGLADSFWMLLSARIVTGLFGGVIGSVSMAIITDLFALNQRGRVMGAVQMGFAASSVLGIPISLYLATLWGWHAAFLMIVLLASVIFVAVLVKMAPVTAHLELQSDNNAFRHLWHTLTVKSYQTGYLAIAFLSIGGFMLMPFTSAFLINNVGLKQEELPLVYMFTGISSILVMPLIGRLSDRYSKFLIFTVGSVLAILSSLVYTNIPPVPLWIVVAVNIVMLTGVTSRMIPAATLNTSVPDLRDRGAYMSITSSLQQMAGGVAAIAGGLIVTQPDRNRPIEHFDTLGYVVSLVFVLCIFFVYRVDKLVVQKNAVNQPAEPIH, from the coding sequence CTTTTACGACGTACCAGAAATTTCTGATTGGTGTTCTGGCGCTGCTGCAGTTTACGGTCGTACTCGATTTCATGGTGCTTTCTCCGCTGGGAGACCTGTTGATGAAGACGCTGGACATGGGCCCGACGGGCTTCGGACTGGTCGTTTCGGCCTATGCCTTCAGCGCCGGTGGGGGCGGAATCCTGGCGGCGGGCTTTGCCGACCGCTACGACCGGAAGAAGCTGCTGCTCTTTTTCTACGCCGGCTTTATCGTGGGAACGCTTTTCTGTGGCCTCGCCGATAGTTTCTGGATGCTGCTGTCGGCCCGGATCGTGACGGGCCTGTTTGGCGGGGTGATCGGGTCTGTTTCGATGGCCATCATCACCGACCTGTTCGCCCTGAACCAGCGGGGACGCGTGATGGGGGCCGTTCAGATGGGTTTTGCGGCCAGTTCCGTGCTGGGTATTCCCATCAGCCTGTACCTGGCGACGCTCTGGGGCTGGCATGCCGCCTTTCTGATGATCGTGCTGCTGGCCTCGGTCATTTTTGTGGCCGTTCTGGTCAAAATGGCCCCGGTTACGGCCCACCTGGAGCTTCAGTCGGACAACAACGCCTTCCGGCATCTGTGGCACACTCTCACGGTCAAAAGCTACCAGACGGGCTATCTGGCTATCGCCTTTCTGTCCATCGGCGGATTTATGCTGATGCCGTTTACCAGTGCTTTTCTGATCAACAACGTGGGGCTGAAACAGGAAGAACTGCCGCTGGTGTACATGTTTACCGGGATTTCCTCGATTCTGGTAATGCCGTTGATCGGTCGGCTCAGCGATCGGTACAGCAAATTTCTGATTTTCACGGTCGGCTCGGTGCTGGCCATCCTGTCGTCCCTTGTTTACACCAACATCCCGCCGGTGCCGCTCTGGATCGTGGTCGCCGTCAACATCGTGATGCTCACCGGCGTAACCAGCCGCATGATCCCGGCGGCCACCCTCAACACCAGCGTCCCCGACCTTCGTGACCGCGGTGCCTATATGAGCATCACGTCCTCCCTGCAGCAGATGGCCGGAGGCGTCGCCGCCATCGCGGGCGGCCTGATCGTCACGCAGCCGGACCGGAACCGCCCCATCGAGCATTTCGACACGCTGGGCTACGTGGTCTCCCTCGTCTTTGTCCTCTGCATCTTTTTTGTGTACCGGGTCGATAAACTGGTGGTGCAGAAGAATGCCGTGAACCAGCCGGCAGAACCGATTCATTAA
- a CDS encoding glycosyltransferase family 2 protein — MKVSIITVVYNGAATLRDCMQSVLNQTYPNLEYIVVDGNSSDGTQDIVRSYGDAVSCFVSEADKGIYDAMNKGIALATGDVIGILNADDFYSHDRVIENVVKTFQATGCDAAYGDLVYVSQEDTQRVTRYWKAGVYRPGAFRWGWMPPHPTFFVKRELYEKFGRFTLQFRSAADYELMLRMIHRHGVRVGYVNDVLVKMRTGGVSNRTVNNRVAANREDREAWRLNGLKPYFFTIWLKPLRKIFQFLPGNRPDLSNSGKTVS; from the coding sequence GTGAAGGTATCCATCATAACGGTTGTCTACAACGGAGCGGCCACGCTTCGGGACTGCATGCAGTCCGTGCTCAACCAGACGTATCCAAACCTCGAATACATTGTCGTTGACGGCAATTCCAGCGACGGAACCCAGGACATTGTGCGTTCGTATGGCGACGCCGTTAGCTGCTTCGTCTCCGAAGCGGACAAGGGCATTTACGACGCCATGAACAAGGGCATTGCGCTGGCGACGGGCGATGTCATCGGCATTCTGAACGCCGACGATTTTTACAGCCACGACCGGGTCATCGAGAACGTGGTCAAAACATTTCAGGCTACCGGATGTGACGCGGCCTATGGCGATTTAGTCTATGTCAGTCAGGAAGATACCCAGCGGGTTACGCGGTACTGGAAGGCCGGGGTCTACCGGCCGGGCGCTTTCCGCTGGGGCTGGATGCCGCCGCACCCGACTTTCTTTGTCAAGCGGGAGCTGTACGAAAAATTCGGCCGGTTCACTCTTCAGTTCCGCAGCGCCGCCGATTACGAGCTGATGCTCCGGATGATCCACCGGCACGGCGTCCGGGTCGGTTACGTCAACGATGTGCTGGTGAAGATGCGAACGGGCGGGGTCAGTAACCGGACAGTCAACAACCGGGTGGCGGCCAACCGCGAAGACCGGGAGGCGTGGCGGCTAAACGGTTTAAAACCTTATTTTTTTACAATTTGGCTTAAACCGCTGCGGAAGATATTCCAGTTTTTACCGGGCAACAGGCCCGATTTATCCAACAGCGGCAAAACCGTATCCTAA